In Musa acuminata AAA Group cultivar baxijiao chromosome BXJ2-10, Cavendish_Baxijiao_AAA, whole genome shotgun sequence, a genomic segment contains:
- the LOC135625025 gene encoding protein MEI2-like 4 isoform X3, producing the protein MFVCDLLGIEGIQVMSGVKSVSSSPFDELHKTGANSTRWLGLPQPCILKDQKTESSLEHCLVGPQRMTSISTMARVADHVSRSQSDRLVVPPLFSKGNLMDRSEPHHENGLFSSSLSDIFDRKLRLSSSIVPLDQSINSVNSNSGEDEPFESMEEIEAQTIGNLLPDDDDDLVSGVIDNIGYIGRPSNGNDIDDDIFYSGGGMELESDDSINVNRTSESVWGGTSNGQQEEPNGPFAGEHPYGEHPSRTLFVRNINSNVEDGELRALFEQYGDIRMLYTTCKHRGFVMISYYDIRAARNAMRALQNKPLRRRKLDIHFSIPKDNPSDKDMNQGTLVVFNLDSSVTRDDLRQIFGIYGEIKEIRETPHKHHHKFIEFYDVRAAEAALRALNRSDIAGKKIKLEPSRAGGARHSLMQQLSPELVQEELTGCWQGSPKNSLPGCFGLSSLGTIIPNSLENGAIQGLNSAVRAPFTPLMGATFHGISSSVPQNLSPPVKITSISDHTNQATHADVNHSMGQMNFGFQGIAGFHPHSVSEYHNGVTNFFPYISNTMSPVGIGVISRPSEGIDKRRLHKLGSGSFEGHSFDPNEAFGVSSNGSCPLHGHQHVWNDTNAYHQKTPSTMLWSNSPFISNIPAHHPSQIHGIPRAHSHTLNTVLPLHHHVGSAPSVDPSLWNRRPAYSGDSIKPPAFHPASLGSMGLSTISQLKSLELASCNIFSHSGGNCLDPCISPAHVGIASPQQRGQMFHGRNPVVHMPASFDGPDRIKNRRNDTNTNQCDNKKQYELDIESIICGEDSRTTLMIKNIPNKYTSKMLLAAIDENHRGTYDFIYLPIDFKNKCNVGYAFINMINPQHIIWFYQSFNGKKWEKFNSEKVASLAYARIQGKMALIAHFQNSSLMNEDKRCRPILFHTDGPNAGDQEPFPVGTSIRSRSGNSRTVSGGEENHQGCLSTSTNGEASWVVSAAPGSTKDSE; encoded by the exons AGGGAATACAAGTAATGTCTGGGGTTAAGTCTGTTTCTTCTTCTCCATTTGATGAGCTTCATAAGACTGGAGCAAACTCCACACGGTGGTTAGGACTTCCACAGCCTTGCATTCTCAAGGACCAGAAGACTGAATCTAGTCTTGAACATTGTCTGGTCGGGCCACAAAGGATGACCAGCATATCTACCATGGCCAGAGTTGCTGACCATGTTTCTAGATCCCAATCTGATCGGTTGGTTGTACCTCCTTTGTTTAGCAAGGGAAACTTAATGGATCGTAGTGAACCACACCATGAAAATGGACTTTTCTCAAGCTCTTTGTCAGATATATTCGACAGAAAAT TGAGATTGTCTTCAAGCATTGTTCCCTTGGATCAGTCTATTAATTCAGTTAACTCGAACTCTGGTGAAGATGAGCCTTTTGAATCCATGGAGGAAATTGAAGCTCAAACTATTGGGAATCTCCttcctgatgatgatgatgacttggtgtCTGGTGTGATTGACAATATTGGATATATTGGTCGACCCAGCAATGGGAATGATATTGATGATGACATATTTTACAGTGGTGGTGGTATGGAACTGGAATCTGATGATAGTATCAATGTCAACAGAACATCTGAATCTGTTTGGGGAGGGACATCTAATGGTCAACAAGAAGAACCAAATGGCCCATTTGCTGGTGAACACCCATACGGTGAACATCCTTCTAGAACACTTTTTGTTAGAAATATCAACAGCAATGTTGAGGATGGAGAACTGCGGGCTTTGTTTGAG CAATATGGGGACATCCGCATGCTCTACACCACTTGTAAACATCGTGGTTTTGTTATGATATCTTACTATGACATAAGGGCAGCACGAAATGCAATGCGAGCACTTCAAAACAAGCCATTGAGGCGTCGGAAACTGGATATTCACTTCTCTATTCCAAAG GACAATCCTTCGGATAAGGATATGAATCAGGGTACTCTTGTGGTATTCAACCTTGATTCCTCTGTTACAAGAGATGATCTCCGTCAGATATTTGGTATCTATGGTGAGATCAAGGAG ATACGTGAAACTCCACACAAACATCATCACAAATTCATCGAATTTTATGATGTTAGAGCCGCTGAAGCTGCTCTTCGTGCCCTAAATAGGAGTGATATTGCTGGCAAGAAAATTAAGCTTGAGCCTAGCCGTGCTGGAGGTGCAAGACA CAGCTTGATGCAACAGTTATCTCCGGAATTGGTGCAGGAAGAATTAACTGGATGCTGGCAGGGAAGCCCTAAGAACTCTCTCCCTGGGTGCTTTG GTTTATCCTCTCTGGGAACAATAATACCCAACAGTCTTGAAAATGGAGCTATCCAGGGTTTAAACTCGGCGGTTCGGGCACCATTTACCCCACTTATGGGGGCCACATTCCATGGAATCTCATCTAGTGTGCCACAGAATTTATCTCCCCCTGTAAAGATTACATCTATCAGTGATCATACCAATCAAGCCACTCATGCTGATGTCAACCATTCAATGGGCCAGATGAATTTTGGATTTCAAGGCATTGCTGGTTTCCATCCTCACTCCGTTTCAGAATATCACAATGGAGTAACTAATTTTTTTCCTTACATCTCAAATACTATGTCACCCGTGGGTATTGGTGTCATCTCTAGACCGTCTGAAGGAATTGATAAAAGGCGACTACACAAATTAGGCTCTGGTAGCTTTGAGGGGCATTCTTTTGATCCTAATGAAG CTTTTGGTGTCTCCTCAAATGGAAGCTGTCCTCTTCATGGGCATCAGCATGTTTGGAATGATACAAATGCATACCACCAAAAAACCCCTAGCACAATGTTATGGTCAAATTCTCCATTTATAAGCAATATTCCAGCTCACCACCCATCTCAGATTCATGGAATTCCTAGAGCACATTCTCATACGCTAAACACAGTTCTTCCATTACACCATCATGTTGGTTCAGCACCTTCAGTCGATCCATCACTTTGGAATAGGAGGCCTGCCTATTCTGGGGATTCCATTAAACCTCCTGCTTTTCATCCTGCATCTCTTGGAAGTATGGGGCTTTCTACGATTTCTCAGTTGAAATCACTAGAACTTGCTTCTTGTAACATCTTTTCTCACTCTGGTGGTAACTGTCTGGACCCTTGTATTTCTCCCGCACATGTTGGAATTGCCTCACCGCAGCAAAGGGGTCAGATGTTCCATGGAAGGAATCCAGTTGTCCACATGCCTGCTTCATTTGATGGTCCTGACCGGATCAAGAACCGACGAAATGACACAAATACTAATCAGTGTGATAATAAAAAGCAGTATGAACTTGACATTGAAAGCATTATATGCGGTGAAGATTCTCGAACAACACTAATGATAAAAAACATCCCCAACAA GTATACATCTAAGATGCTGTTGGCTGCTATTGATGAAAACCATCGAGGAACTTATGACTTTAtttatttaccaattgatttcaag AACAAATGCAATGTTGGTTATGCGTTTATAAACATGATCAATCCTCAGCATATTATTTGGTTCTATCAG TCATTTAATGGTAAGAAGTGGGAGAAGTTTAACAGCGAAAAGGTGGCATCACTTGCATATGCCAGAATACAAGGGAAAATGGCTCTTATTGCTCATTTCCAGAACTCAAGTCTGATGAATGAAGATAAGCGTTGTCGTCCTATCCTCTTCCATACAGATGGTCCTAATGCTGGGGATCAG GAGCCCTTCCCTGTGGGCACCAGTATCAGGTCAAGGTCGGGCAACTCGAGGACTGTCAGCGGTGGCGAAGAGAACCATCAGGGATGTCTGTCCACCTCCACAAAtggagaagcttcttgggttGTGAGTGCTGCTCCAGGATCTACAAAGGATTCAGAGTGA
- the LOC135625025 gene encoding protein MEI2-like 4 isoform X2 has protein sequence MFVCDLLGIEGIQVMSGVKSVSSSPFDELHKTGANSTRWLGLPQPCILKDQKTESSLEHCLVGPQRMTSISTMARVADHVSRSQSDRLVVPPLFSKGNLMDRSEPHHENGLFSSSLSDIFDRKLRLSSSIVPLDQSINSVNSNSGEDEPFESMEEIEAQTIGNLLPDDDDDLVSGVIDNIGYIGRPSNGNDIDDDIFYSGGGMELESDDSINVNRTSESVWGGTSNGQQEEPNGPFAGEHPYGEHPSRTLFVRNINSNVEDGELRALFEQYGDIRMLYTTCKHRGFVMISYYDIRAARNAMRALQNKPLRRRKLDIHFSIPKDNPSDKDMNQGTLVVFNLDSSVTRDDLRQIFGIYGEIKEIRETPHKHHHKFIEFYDVRAAEAALRALNRSDIAGKKIKLEPSRAGGARQCLMQQLSPELVQEELTGCWQGSPKNSLPGCFGLSSLGTIIPNSLENGAIQGLNSAVRAPFTPLMGATFHGISSSVPQNLSPPVKITSISDHTNQATHADVNHSMGQMNFGFQGIAGFHPHSVSEYHNGVTNFFPYISNTMSPVGIGVISRPSEGIDKRRLHKLGSGSFEGHSFDPNEAFGVSSNGSCPLHGHQHVWNDTNAYHQKTPSTMLWSNSPFISNIPAHHPSQIHGIPRAHSHTLNTVLPLHHHVGSAPSVDPSLWNRRPAYSGDSIKPPAFHPASLGSMGLSTISQLKSLELASCNIFSHSGGNCLDPCISPAHVGIASPQQRGQMFHGRNPVVHMPASFDGPDRIKNRRNDTNTNQCDNKKQYELDIESIICGEDSRTTLMIKNIPNKYTSKMLLAAIDENHRGTYDFIYLPIDFKNKCNVGYAFINMINPQHIIWFYQSFNGKKWEKFNSEKVASLAYARIQGKMALIAHFQNSSLMNEDKRCRPILFHTDGPNAGDQEPFPVGTSIRSRSGNSRTVSGGEENHQGCLSTSTNGEASWVVSAAPGSTKDSE, from the exons AGGGAATACAAGTAATGTCTGGGGTTAAGTCTGTTTCTTCTTCTCCATTTGATGAGCTTCATAAGACTGGAGCAAACTCCACACGGTGGTTAGGACTTCCACAGCCTTGCATTCTCAAGGACCAGAAGACTGAATCTAGTCTTGAACATTGTCTGGTCGGGCCACAAAGGATGACCAGCATATCTACCATGGCCAGAGTTGCTGACCATGTTTCTAGATCCCAATCTGATCGGTTGGTTGTACCTCCTTTGTTTAGCAAGGGAAACTTAATGGATCGTAGTGAACCACACCATGAAAATGGACTTTTCTCAAGCTCTTTGTCAGATATATTCGACAGAAAAT TGAGATTGTCTTCAAGCATTGTTCCCTTGGATCAGTCTATTAATTCAGTTAACTCGAACTCTGGTGAAGATGAGCCTTTTGAATCCATGGAGGAAATTGAAGCTCAAACTATTGGGAATCTCCttcctgatgatgatgatgacttggtgtCTGGTGTGATTGACAATATTGGATATATTGGTCGACCCAGCAATGGGAATGATATTGATGATGACATATTTTACAGTGGTGGTGGTATGGAACTGGAATCTGATGATAGTATCAATGTCAACAGAACATCTGAATCTGTTTGGGGAGGGACATCTAATGGTCAACAAGAAGAACCAAATGGCCCATTTGCTGGTGAACACCCATACGGTGAACATCCTTCTAGAACACTTTTTGTTAGAAATATCAACAGCAATGTTGAGGATGGAGAACTGCGGGCTTTGTTTGAG CAATATGGGGACATCCGCATGCTCTACACCACTTGTAAACATCGTGGTTTTGTTATGATATCTTACTATGACATAAGGGCAGCACGAAATGCAATGCGAGCACTTCAAAACAAGCCATTGAGGCGTCGGAAACTGGATATTCACTTCTCTATTCCAAAG GACAATCCTTCGGATAAGGATATGAATCAGGGTACTCTTGTGGTATTCAACCTTGATTCCTCTGTTACAAGAGATGATCTCCGTCAGATATTTGGTATCTATGGTGAGATCAAGGAG ATACGTGAAACTCCACACAAACATCATCACAAATTCATCGAATTTTATGATGTTAGAGCCGCTGAAGCTGCTCTTCGTGCCCTAAATAGGAGTGATATTGCTGGCAAGAAAATTAAGCTTGAGCCTAGCCGTGCTGGAGGTGCAAGACAGTG CTTGATGCAACAGTTATCTCCGGAATTGGTGCAGGAAGAATTAACTGGATGCTGGCAGGGAAGCCCTAAGAACTCTCTCCCTGGGTGCTTTG GTTTATCCTCTCTGGGAACAATAATACCCAACAGTCTTGAAAATGGAGCTATCCAGGGTTTAAACTCGGCGGTTCGGGCACCATTTACCCCACTTATGGGGGCCACATTCCATGGAATCTCATCTAGTGTGCCACAGAATTTATCTCCCCCTGTAAAGATTACATCTATCAGTGATCATACCAATCAAGCCACTCATGCTGATGTCAACCATTCAATGGGCCAGATGAATTTTGGATTTCAAGGCATTGCTGGTTTCCATCCTCACTCCGTTTCAGAATATCACAATGGAGTAACTAATTTTTTTCCTTACATCTCAAATACTATGTCACCCGTGGGTATTGGTGTCATCTCTAGACCGTCTGAAGGAATTGATAAAAGGCGACTACACAAATTAGGCTCTGGTAGCTTTGAGGGGCATTCTTTTGATCCTAATGAAG CTTTTGGTGTCTCCTCAAATGGAAGCTGTCCTCTTCATGGGCATCAGCATGTTTGGAATGATACAAATGCATACCACCAAAAAACCCCTAGCACAATGTTATGGTCAAATTCTCCATTTATAAGCAATATTCCAGCTCACCACCCATCTCAGATTCATGGAATTCCTAGAGCACATTCTCATACGCTAAACACAGTTCTTCCATTACACCATCATGTTGGTTCAGCACCTTCAGTCGATCCATCACTTTGGAATAGGAGGCCTGCCTATTCTGGGGATTCCATTAAACCTCCTGCTTTTCATCCTGCATCTCTTGGAAGTATGGGGCTTTCTACGATTTCTCAGTTGAAATCACTAGAACTTGCTTCTTGTAACATCTTTTCTCACTCTGGTGGTAACTGTCTGGACCCTTGTATTTCTCCCGCACATGTTGGAATTGCCTCACCGCAGCAAAGGGGTCAGATGTTCCATGGAAGGAATCCAGTTGTCCACATGCCTGCTTCATTTGATGGTCCTGACCGGATCAAGAACCGACGAAATGACACAAATACTAATCAGTGTGATAATAAAAAGCAGTATGAACTTGACATTGAAAGCATTATATGCGGTGAAGATTCTCGAACAACACTAATGATAAAAAACATCCCCAACAA GTATACATCTAAGATGCTGTTGGCTGCTATTGATGAAAACCATCGAGGAACTTATGACTTTAtttatttaccaattgatttcaag AACAAATGCAATGTTGGTTATGCGTTTATAAACATGATCAATCCTCAGCATATTATTTGGTTCTATCAG TCATTTAATGGTAAGAAGTGGGAGAAGTTTAACAGCGAAAAGGTGGCATCACTTGCATATGCCAGAATACAAGGGAAAATGGCTCTTATTGCTCATTTCCAGAACTCAAGTCTGATGAATGAAGATAAGCGTTGTCGTCCTATCCTCTTCCATACAGATGGTCCTAATGCTGGGGATCAG GAGCCCTTCCCTGTGGGCACCAGTATCAGGTCAAGGTCGGGCAACTCGAGGACTGTCAGCGGTGGCGAAGAGAACCATCAGGGATGTCTGTCCACCTCCACAAAtggagaagcttcttgggttGTGAGTGCTGCTCCAGGATCTACAAAGGATTCAGAGTGA
- the LOC135625025 gene encoding protein MEI2-like 4 isoform X6, whose product MFLDPNLIVRLSSSIVPLDQSINSVNSNSGEDEPFESMEEIEAQTIGNLLPDDDDDLVSGVIDNIGYIGRPSNGNDIDDDIFYSGGGMELESDDSINVNRTSESVWGGTSNGQQEEPNGPFAGEHPYGEHPSRTLFVRNINSNVEDGELRALFEQYGDIRMLYTTCKHRGFVMISYYDIRAARNAMRALQNKPLRRRKLDIHFSIPKDNPSDKDMNQGTLVVFNLDSSVTRDDLRQIFGIYGEIKEIRETPHKHHHKFIEFYDVRAAEAALRALNRSDIAGKKIKLEPSRAGGARQCSLMQQLSPELVQEELTGCWQGSPKNSLPGCFGLSSLGTIIPNSLENGAIQGLNSAVRAPFTPLMGATFHGISSSVPQNLSPPVKITSISDHTNQATHADVNHSMGQMNFGFQGIAGFHPHSVSEYHNGVTNFFPYISNTMSPVGIGVISRPSEGIDKRRLHKLGSGSFEGHSFDPNEAFGVSSNGSCPLHGHQHVWNDTNAYHQKTPSTMLWSNSPFISNIPAHHPSQIHGIPRAHSHTLNTVLPLHHHVGSAPSVDPSLWNRRPAYSGDSIKPPAFHPASLGSMGLSTISQLKSLELASCNIFSHSGGNCLDPCISPAHVGIASPQQRGQMFHGRNPVVHMPASFDGPDRIKNRRNDTNTNQCDNKKQYELDIESIICGEDSRTTLMIKNIPNKYTSKMLLAAIDENHRGTYDFIYLPIDFKNKCNVGYAFINMINPQHIIWFYQSFNGKKWEKFNSEKVASLAYARIQGKMALIAHFQNSSLMNEDKRCRPILFHTDGPNAGDQEPFPVGTSIRSRSGNSRTVSGGEENHQGCLSTSTNGEASWVVSAAPGSTKDSE is encoded by the exons ATGTTTCTAGATCCCAATCTGATCG TGAGATTGTCTTCAAGCATTGTTCCCTTGGATCAGTCTATTAATTCAGTTAACTCGAACTCTGGTGAAGATGAGCCTTTTGAATCCATGGAGGAAATTGAAGCTCAAACTATTGGGAATCTCCttcctgatgatgatgatgacttggtgtCTGGTGTGATTGACAATATTGGATATATTGGTCGACCCAGCAATGGGAATGATATTGATGATGACATATTTTACAGTGGTGGTGGTATGGAACTGGAATCTGATGATAGTATCAATGTCAACAGAACATCTGAATCTGTTTGGGGAGGGACATCTAATGGTCAACAAGAAGAACCAAATGGCCCATTTGCTGGTGAACACCCATACGGTGAACATCCTTCTAGAACACTTTTTGTTAGAAATATCAACAGCAATGTTGAGGATGGAGAACTGCGGGCTTTGTTTGAG CAATATGGGGACATCCGCATGCTCTACACCACTTGTAAACATCGTGGTTTTGTTATGATATCTTACTATGACATAAGGGCAGCACGAAATGCAATGCGAGCACTTCAAAACAAGCCATTGAGGCGTCGGAAACTGGATATTCACTTCTCTATTCCAAAG GACAATCCTTCGGATAAGGATATGAATCAGGGTACTCTTGTGGTATTCAACCTTGATTCCTCTGTTACAAGAGATGATCTCCGTCAGATATTTGGTATCTATGGTGAGATCAAGGAG ATACGTGAAACTCCACACAAACATCATCACAAATTCATCGAATTTTATGATGTTAGAGCCGCTGAAGCTGCTCTTCGTGCCCTAAATAGGAGTGATATTGCTGGCAAGAAAATTAAGCTTGAGCCTAGCCGTGCTGGAGGTGCAAGACAGTG CAGCTTGATGCAACAGTTATCTCCGGAATTGGTGCAGGAAGAATTAACTGGATGCTGGCAGGGAAGCCCTAAGAACTCTCTCCCTGGGTGCTTTG GTTTATCCTCTCTGGGAACAATAATACCCAACAGTCTTGAAAATGGAGCTATCCAGGGTTTAAACTCGGCGGTTCGGGCACCATTTACCCCACTTATGGGGGCCACATTCCATGGAATCTCATCTAGTGTGCCACAGAATTTATCTCCCCCTGTAAAGATTACATCTATCAGTGATCATACCAATCAAGCCACTCATGCTGATGTCAACCATTCAATGGGCCAGATGAATTTTGGATTTCAAGGCATTGCTGGTTTCCATCCTCACTCCGTTTCAGAATATCACAATGGAGTAACTAATTTTTTTCCTTACATCTCAAATACTATGTCACCCGTGGGTATTGGTGTCATCTCTAGACCGTCTGAAGGAATTGATAAAAGGCGACTACACAAATTAGGCTCTGGTAGCTTTGAGGGGCATTCTTTTGATCCTAATGAAG CTTTTGGTGTCTCCTCAAATGGAAGCTGTCCTCTTCATGGGCATCAGCATGTTTGGAATGATACAAATGCATACCACCAAAAAACCCCTAGCACAATGTTATGGTCAAATTCTCCATTTATAAGCAATATTCCAGCTCACCACCCATCTCAGATTCATGGAATTCCTAGAGCACATTCTCATACGCTAAACACAGTTCTTCCATTACACCATCATGTTGGTTCAGCACCTTCAGTCGATCCATCACTTTGGAATAGGAGGCCTGCCTATTCTGGGGATTCCATTAAACCTCCTGCTTTTCATCCTGCATCTCTTGGAAGTATGGGGCTTTCTACGATTTCTCAGTTGAAATCACTAGAACTTGCTTCTTGTAACATCTTTTCTCACTCTGGTGGTAACTGTCTGGACCCTTGTATTTCTCCCGCACATGTTGGAATTGCCTCACCGCAGCAAAGGGGTCAGATGTTCCATGGAAGGAATCCAGTTGTCCACATGCCTGCTTCATTTGATGGTCCTGACCGGATCAAGAACCGACGAAATGACACAAATACTAATCAGTGTGATAATAAAAAGCAGTATGAACTTGACATTGAAAGCATTATATGCGGTGAAGATTCTCGAACAACACTAATGATAAAAAACATCCCCAACAA GTATACATCTAAGATGCTGTTGGCTGCTATTGATGAAAACCATCGAGGAACTTATGACTTTAtttatttaccaattgatttcaag AACAAATGCAATGTTGGTTATGCGTTTATAAACATGATCAATCCTCAGCATATTATTTGGTTCTATCAG TCATTTAATGGTAAGAAGTGGGAGAAGTTTAACAGCGAAAAGGTGGCATCACTTGCATATGCCAGAATACAAGGGAAAATGGCTCTTATTGCTCATTTCCAGAACTCAAGTCTGATGAATGAAGATAAGCGTTGTCGTCCTATCCTCTTCCATACAGATGGTCCTAATGCTGGGGATCAG GAGCCCTTCCCTGTGGGCACCAGTATCAGGTCAAGGTCGGGCAACTCGAGGACTGTCAGCGGTGGCGAAGAGAACCATCAGGGATGTCTGTCCACCTCCACAAAtggagaagcttcttgggttGTGAGTGCTGCTCCAGGATCTACAAAGGATTCAGAGTGA